In Bacillus thermozeamaize, the genomic window CGGCAATGGCTGGAAAACGTTTTTTTATCCATCTATGGCGAGACGGTGCGTCCTTATTTGTATGATGCGACCGTGATTTTTCACGGCATCATGAAGTCTTATCTCATGCTGATGATTGTGCACCGCATTGAACTGGATGTGGAGCGGTTGGCGCGGTTTATTGTGAACCGCTTGGATGAGGTGGTGAACGGGATGGTGTCAGGACGGCAGAAGCCGTTGCTGACCCAGGAAATGCTGGCGCCGCTGTATGCTCCCGCCAATGACATCCATGAGCAGGTGATCGGGATCCTGGAACAAATGAAGGATACATTGAACCGGCTCGACATGAATGAAGCGGAAAAGGGGGAATTGTTTGATAGTATCAAGTATTTGCTTGCCGAATTTAAAAAAGGGCAGCCGCCAACCTTTATGGTCAAGGGATTGTTGGCCAATTTTAGTAAGTTCGGGGAATTTGACCATTACCGGCAGGCAATTGCCGACCTGATGGGCATTGAATGGTAGGGGAGAGTGATGCTATGGTTCAGACGACCAACCAAATTACAGGGCCGCGTAAAAAGTGGGCATTGGCAACCGTTTTGTTGACCATGTTTTTTTCTTCCATGAACCAAACCATCGTGTCGACAGCCATGCCGACCATCGTGTCCGATTTGAACGGATTTTCACTGTATACCTGGCTGTTCAGTTCGTTCATGATGGCCTCGGCAATCACCGTGCCGATTTATGGCAAGCTGTCTGACGTTTACGGCCGCAAACCGTTTTATATCTTTGGCCTGATCATGTTTATGATCGGCTCCGCTGTCAGCGGGCAGGCGCGTACCATGCTCGAACTGGTGCTGGCCAGGGGGTTGCAGGGCATCGGCGCCGGGGCCATGATGAGCATGCCGCGGGCAACCATTGGCGATATTTTTAATCCGCGGGAGCGCGGGCGCTGGATGGGTGTGATTGGTGCGGTTTTCGGTTTGTCCAGCCTGCTTGGCCCGACGATCGGAGGATGGATCACGGACACATTTTCCTGGAGGTGGATCTTTTACATCAATTTGCCGTTTGGATTGCTGGCGCTTATTGGCGTGCTGTTTTCCCTCCCCAAGGTGCGCACGGAGGAGCAGGTCAAAGTGGATTGGCTGGGGGCTGTGTTGCTGACGATGGGTCTGGTTCCCATTTTGCTCGGCTTTACATGGGCGGGAACCAAGTACGCATGGACATCCCCTGTTGAATTGGCTCTCTTTGGGAGCGGCATTGTCGCTCTTGCGATTTTCATTTTCGCAGAGCAAAAAGTGTCCGATCCGATCATTACCCCCCGGTTGTTTGGCAGCCGGATTTTCTCGATATCGCTCGTCCTGGGGGTATTTATGTCCATGGCGATGTTCGGAAGCATGATCTTTCTTCCTCTTTACATTCAGGGCGTGGTAGGCATGAATGCCCAGAATAGCGGATTGGTCATGGCGCCGATGATGATCAGTTTTATCATCGGAAGCATGGTGTCTGGACGGGTCATGACACGGACAGGAAAATACCGCGTTCTTTCTCACGTGAGCGCGGCCTTCATCGTCTTGGGAACCTTGTTGCTGACGAGGATGGACGCGAACACGGCGTATCCGGTGGTGATCGTGAACATGGTGGTCTTGGGGCTGGGCATCGGTTCGCTCATGCCGCTGTTGAATGTCGCCGTGCAAAACGCTTTTCCATACCGGATGATGGGCACAGTCAACGCGACCCAGCAATTTGTCTTTTCCCTTGGCGGCGTCATTGCCGCGCCGATTTTTGGTTCCATTTTGAACCATGAGTTTCAAGCGCGATTGAGTCAAATGATGCCCGAAAAACTGCAAGCGGTGGCGGGGGATATGTCGCAGTTTGATCCGCAAACCTTGCTGACGGCACAGGCGCAGCAGGCAATCGCGGAGCAATTTGCCAAATATGGAGCGGCTGGCCAGCAACTGTACCACCAACTGCTTCATGCCGTGAAAGTGTCGCTGTCTGCGGGCATCAGCGAATTGTTTTTCGTTGGTTTCATTTTTGCTGGCCTTTGCTTCATCGGGACCTTTTTCTTGCCGGAACGCAAGCTGATGGGGGAAGAGTACTACAGCGACGCATCCGGTGAAAATGCTTTGGAAACGAAGTGATGGACGCATACCGGTCGAGTGGCGTCATTCAGTCAAGTGGTGTCATTAAGTAGAAGCTTTGGAATGTGTCACATTATCTTTCCGGCGCAGGTGGCCGAAACCGTTCCAAGTGAATGATTTCCTCCCTTGGCAGCGGCTCTTTTGGCGCCGGTTGCTGGTCAGGATAGCCCAGGCCGAGAATGGCCACCACCCGCCGGTCCGCAGGAATCGAGAGCGCGTTCCGGACATAGGTTTCCCGGCGCGCCGACTCTTCTGCGTCTTCGGCATGATAGATGGCCCCAAAGGCTGCCCCCAGACCAAGGCCGACCGCCGCCAGCCAGATGAATCCGCAGGCAATGGAGGCGTCCTGCAGCCAGTACTTGCTGACATCCGGACGGGCGGTTACGGCGATGGCCGCCGCGGCTTCTTTCAGCCATGGAACAAAAGGAGTGGATTGGGACAGGTGTTCCAGCATTTTTTTGTCCGTGACAAGGATAAATTCCCGGGACGGCAGGTTGTTGCCGGTCGGCGATAGGTATGCCGCGTCAAGCAACTGCGCCAGGACCTCCCGCTCAACCGGCCTTTGCTGGTAGCGGGTGATCTCACGCCGTTGGCGAATGGCTTCCAAGACATTCATTCTTTTTTCCTCCATTTCGTTCGATTTTATCGGAATAGGCCTATTTTAGTATGAAACAAAACCGGAATCCATACCGTGAGCCAGATCACAGTCTGCGATCATTGTTTCAGGTATGATTGAAGCACCCTAAGTGTGGTATGCTTGGAATACCACTTTCGATCTTTTGGCTTTCAGGAGGAATGGAAAATGAAACGGCATCCGGCGCTTCATCCCTTGTCCCATCACCATCATCATGCCCTTGCTGCGGCCAAGCGCCTGAAGATGGCCGGTATCCAGCACAAGGGATACCGGTTGGAAGAGGTGCGTGATCTATTGGCCGCCTTCTGGCATTCCGGCGGCCAGGCACATTTTCGTGAGGAAGAAGAGGTTCTCCTTCCCGCGTATGCCCAGTATGCCTCGCCGGATCATCCGGAAATCGTCCGGATGTTGCTGGAACATATACAGATCCGGTCCCTCGTCGATCAGATCCTGAACCGGGGTGACGTCACGGAGGAAACAATGTCGCGCCTGGGTTATTTGCTCGAGAGTCATGTCCGAAGGGAAGAGCGGATCATTTTTCCCTTGATCGAACAGGCCATTCCGGAGGAAAGGCTGCAAGCATTGGCCCCCTATTTTCATATGAACTTCAATAGTGATTCCTCTTTAATTTCAGTTTTTCCGGATCGTACAGAATGATCTGCTGGCGCCCTGTGTCCAGCAGTTGTTCCTTTTTCAGGTGATTCAGCATGCGGCTGACTGTTTCGCGGGATGTGCCCAGCATGTTGGCCAGATCCTGATTGGTCAGCGGGATATGGATGACGGTATGCCCGTTTTGAACCACGCCGTATTCATCGGCCAGGTGTAAAAGAATATCAATCAACCGGTGCAAGACATCGGCTGACATCATCTTTTGCAGGCGTTGCTGCAGGTCCATGATTTTTTGCTCCATGTGAGCGATCACTTGCGCCGCCATCCGAGGGTGGCTGGCCAGCAGGTTTCTGAAATCGGAAATCGGGATGACGAGCAGCTCGGTCTCCTGGATTGCCTCTGCCGTGGCAGGATAAGGGACGTCATCAAAAAGCCCGACATGGGGAAACATTTCTCCCTGATGCAACAGGGAGATCAGTTGTTCCTTCCCGGTTTCATCCACTTTATAGGTTTTGACAATGCCTTTGAGGATGAAGAAGATCGCTTCCCGCTCCTGCCCTTCGCGGAAGATGGTGCCATGTTTGGGGTAATTCCGTTGATCGAACCTCAGATGCAGCCGCTCGAACGCGTCCGGCTCGATGTCACGGAACAAGGGGATCTTTCGAAAAAGGTGGAACATGCGGCGCCCGCCCTTCCATCACTTTCTTATTTTCATTGTAAGGGATGTGGGGAAGAAAGAGGAGGGATTGATCATGAATTTGGCCACGCTGACGGAGGCGTATTCCTTATCTGCCGACGGTCCGACCAAACAGGTTCTGTTTCGTTCGCAAGAGATGGTCTTGATCCTGTTTGGCTTTTTGCCCGGACAGGCTTTGCCTCCCCACAAACATCCCGATTTTTACCTGCAGGTGTTTGTCCTCCAAGGCAGCGGACTTTTTCGGGTGGATGAGGAAGAATTGCCGGCGACGGCACCGCAGGTATTGACTTGCGAAGGTAATGTGAGTTTCGGTGTGCTCAACAACAGCCAGGAGCCACTTTACCTTCTGGTGATGCTCCGCCGATCTCCAATGCCTGATGGATAAAATAGGCTGATTTCCCGCACACTAAGAAGAGAAACCAGTGTAGGAGTGTGATGGGAAATGTCCAGAGAAAATGTCGAGAAAATGAAAAAAATGATTGAAACCACGCAGGAGAGGATCCGATCGTCCCGCGACTACGTGGAAGACAATGAGGTTTCCGGTGAACAGAAGGTGCGGATGCAGGAGAAAAACGAACGGCGTCAGGAAGCCATTGAACGCTGGCAGGAGGAGATTGAGGACGAATTGCGGAACATGTAGGATGCAGAAAGCGGATGGATATCGCGCTCCACTTTAGAGAGACTGTCCCTAAATTTGCTGGCATGAAAGGGACAGTCTCTTCTTGTTTGATCAAGCCCGTTTCCAAGCCTCAAATCCGGCGGCACGGGACGTTCATGATGAGCAAGGGGAGGTTTTCAATCATATACTCCTGTATAGCCTTTTTCAAGGGAGCGAAGGACATGGCTGCGAAGGGAAACAGGAGAGGATTGCACCGGACAACCGGGACCGGTATTGACGGCGTGGGCACGATCGAGTTCGTCACGGCTTTGTTGTTGCTGTCCGGCAAGTTGGCGGTGGATGGCATTCTCCTGCGGCGGGTGGGTCACTTGACGATCTTTGTCATCGGAAAATACCGCGACAACTTTTTGCGCGACATCGACAAGGAGAAAATCGCGAAAATCATAAGGAGTCATGATTCCCGTTCGCTCCAAGATTTGTTTGAGGCGTACAGAAAAAGCATCCAATGACCGTGAATGCCGAATCCTTGCTGGAGGAAGGAAGGTGTCCAGATGAGCGCTGCCAATAAGAATGGGGGTGCCGCGTTATCTTTCCCCATCCTGATCTTTTTGCTTGTAACCATTTTCTTTTTTGGCGAGGAGAATCCCAGAGAGATGCAGAAACTGCTGGGCTTTTTGGATTAGCTGTGCGGGCTTTCCGGTTTTAATGTGCGAATTGTTCCGCACTTGACGGGAGAATCCCACAAGGAGAATAATAAAAATCGAGTGAGAACAGAACATGCACTGCTGATAATGATGAAGCCGTGGTTTTGGAAGGGGGTTGAAACAGTTGAGCAAGATCACGCGCGAACAAGTGCAACATGTGGCCAATCTGGCCAGGCTGCAGTTGTCTCCTGAGGAAGAGGATCGGTTTACCCGCAACCTGAACGATATCCTTTTGTTTTTTCACAAATTGAACGAACTGGATACCCAGGACGTGCCTCCTACCAGTCACGTGTTGGAAATCACCAATGTCATGCGGGAAGACAACGTAAGACCTTCCTGGCCGCGGGAGGAAGTGTTGAAAAACGCTCCCGACCATGAGAACGGTATGTTCCGGGTACCTGCTGTCATCGAAGAATAGGGGGTTTGCGCAGATGTCTCTGTTGGAAAAACGCCTGACGGAGATCCACAGCGATTTACATAACAAGGAGTATACCGTCTCGGACCTGGTTCGGGAGTCGCGCCAGAGAATTGATGCTGTGGACGGAAAAGTGAAGGCTTTCTTGAGCCGGAATGAAGCAGCCGAGGAACAGGCAAAGGAACTGGACGGACTGCTTTCCGAAAAGGAAGCTGTCGGGATTTTGTTCGGTTTGCCTGCGGGTATTAAAGACAATATTGTCACCAAAGGAATGAAGACCACTTGCGCGAGCAAGATACTGGAAAACTATGAGCCGATCTACGACGCGACGGTGATTGAACGTCTCAAAGCTGGACAAGCCGTCGTCATGGGCAAATGCAACATGGACGAGTTTGCCATGGGCTCTTCTACGGAGAATTCCGCCTTTCAACTCACCTGCAATCCCTGGAACCTCGAATATGTCCCGGGTGGTTCCAGCGGCGGATCGGCAGCGGCTGTGGCAGCCGGGGAAGTTTATTTTGCGCTTGGCTCGGACACCGGCGGATCGATCCGCCAGCCGGCAGCCTTTTGCGGCGTGGTGGGACTGAAGCCGACATACGGACTGGTTTCGCGTTTCGGTTTGGTTGCCTTTGCCTCATCACTGGATCAAATCGGGCCCCTCACCAAGAACGTGGAGGATGCCGCCTATGTGTTGCAGGCCATTGCCGGGCATGACCCAATGGATTCCACATCCGCCAACGTGGACATCCCCGATTACATCAGCGCTTTGACAGGGGATGTGAAAGGGCTGAAGATCGGCGTCCCCAAAGAATATCTGGGGGAAGGCATCGATAAAGAAGTGAAGGAAAAAATCCTCGCAGCCCTTAAAGTACTGGAAGGCATGGGGGCTGTCGTGGAAGAAGTCACCCTGCCGCATTCGGAATACGCCGTGGCTACATACTACATTATCGCTTCCTCTGAGGCCTCTTCCAACCTGGCTCGTTACGACGGGGTTCGGTACGGCGTAAGGGCGGAATATGAGGGCAATTTGGTGGAGATGTACAAGGAAACCCGGAGCCGGGGATTCGGCCAGGAGGTAAAGCGCCGCATCATGCTGGGTACTTATTCCTTGAGTTCGGGATATTATGATGCTTACTATTTGAAGGCGCAAAAGGTCCGCACGTTGATCCGCCGGGACTTCGAGCGGGTGTTCGAGAATTACGACGTGATCATCGGACCGACCACGCCGACGACGGCGTTCAAGATCGGCGAGAAGATCGAGGATCCGTTGACGATGTATCTCAACGACATCCTCACCATTCCGGTCAATCTGGCCGGACTGCCGGCCATCAGCGTGCCTGCCGGATTTGCGTCCAACGGGTTGCCGGTCGGCATGCAGGTTATCGGCAAGGCGTTTGACGAACCGACCGTGTTGCGGGTGGCGCACGCCTTTGAGCAGCAGACCGATCATCACAAAAAACGCCCGGTATTGTGAGAAAGGGGTTTCTTCATGAAATATGAAACCGTAATTGGCCTAGAGGTGCACGCGGAATTATCGACGGAGTCGAAAATCTTTTGCGGTTGTTCCACCCAGTTCGGCGCGCCTCCCAATACCAATACGTGTCCCATCTGCCTGGGACATCCCGGGGTATTGCCCGTATTGAACCGGCGTGCCGTGGAATACGCGATGAAAGCGGCTTTGGCCCTCAATTGCGAGATTGCCGAACATACCAAATTTGACCGCAAAAATTATTTCTACCCCGATCTGCCCAAAGCCTATCAAATCAGCCAGTATGACCAGCCCATCGGAAAAAACGGATGGATTGAAATCGAAATCGACGGGCAGAAAAAGCGGATCGGCATCATCCGCCTGCATTTGGAGGAAGACGCGGGAAAATCGATGCACCAGGAGGGGGGCTTTGATACCCTCGTCGATTTCAACCGCGTGGGCGTGCCGTTAATCGAAATTGTCTCCGCTCCGGACATCCGCTCGCCGGAAGAAGCGCGTCTGTACCTGGAAAAGCTGCGTTCGATCCTTTTGTATACCGAAGTTTCCGATGTGAAAATGGAAGAAGGATCCTTGCGCTGCGACGCCAACATTTCCTTGCGCCCGGTGGGCCAAAAGGAATTTGGCACCAAGACGGAATTGAAAAACATGAACACCTTCAGCGGCGTGCAACGGGCGTTGGAATACGAGGTAAAACGACAGGCGGCATTGCTTGATGCCGGAGAAAAAGTGATCCAGGAAACCCGTCGCTGGGATGAAGGGCGCAAAGAGACGATCGCGATGCGTTCCAAGGAAGAAGCCCACGATTACCGCTACTTTCCGGAACCGGATCTGGTGAGGCTTCATATACCCCGCGAATGGGTGGAAGAGATCAGAAACAGCATTCCCGAGCTGCCCGATTCCCGTAAAACGCGGTATGTGCGGGAATATGGCCTGCCCGATTACGACGCCGGGGTGATTACCGCCTCAAAGAAGCTGGCCGATTACTTTGAAGCGGCCGTTGCCACCGGCGCTGACGCCAAGAGCATCTCCAATTGGATCATGGTTGAGTTGCTCGGATACATGAACAAAAATAACCTGGAGATTGACCAGGTGAAAATGACCCCGGAAAATCTGGCCAAAATGGTTCAGTTGATCGAAAAGGGCACGATCAGCGGCAAAATTGCCAAAACCGTCTTTGCGGAGATGCTGGAAAGCGGGAAAGATCCGGAAACGATTGTAAAAGAAAAGGGCTTGGTCCAGATCAGTGATGAGGGCGCCATCAGGGAAATTGTGGAAAAAGTCATTGCCGCAAACCCGCAATCGGTAAACGATTACCGCAACGGAAAAGAACGCGCCTTGGGATTCCTGGTAGGCCAAGTGATGAAGGAAACCAAGGGGAAAGCCAATCCGCAGCTGGTCAACAAACTGTTGGTGGAGATCCTGAACGGCTAAAACGGCGCAGCGGTTCCCATGGCGTTTTCCCCGAAAGGCCATCCAGCGCAACATTGAAGAAGGGTACGCGGCGCTGTTGGGAGGAGGAACGGGTCTGAAAGCGGTCATGTTGCAAGGCACGGCGTCTGATGTGGGGAAAAGCGTTCTCTGCACGGCGCTGTGCCGCATTTTTTACGAAGACGGCTACCGGGTGGCGCCGTTCAAGGCGCAAAATATGGCCCTCAATTCGTATATCACGGCGGACGGTGGCGAGATCGGCCGGGCGCAGGGAGTGCAGGCCGAAGCGTG contains:
- a CDS encoding multidrug MFS transporter — translated: MVGESDAMVQTTNQITGPRKKWALATVLLTMFFSSMNQTIVSTAMPTIVSDLNGFSLYTWLFSSFMMASAITVPIYGKLSDVYGRKPFYIFGLIMFMIGSAVSGQARTMLELVLARGLQGIGAGAMMSMPRATIGDIFNPRERGRWMGVIGAVFGLSSLLGPTIGGWITDTFSWRWIFYINLPFGLLALIGVLFSLPKVRTEEQVKVDWLGAVLLTMGLVPILLGFTWAGTKYAWTSPVELALFGSGIVALAIFIFAEQKVSDPIITPRLFGSRIFSISLVLGVFMSMAMFGSMIFLPLYIQGVVGMNAQNSGLVMAPMMISFIIGSMVSGRVMTRTGKYRVLSHVSAAFIVLGTLLLTRMDANTAYPVVIVNMVVLGLGIGSLMPLLNVAVQNAFPYRMMGTVNATQQFVFSLGGVIAAPIFGSILNHEFQARLSQMMPEKLQAVAGDMSQFDPQTLLTAQAQQAIAEQFAKYGAAGQQLYHQLLHAVKVSLSAGISELFFVGFIFAGLCFIGTFFLPERKLMGEEYYSDASGENALETK
- a CDS encoding nitroreductase yields the protein MNVLEAIRQRREITRYQQRPVEREVLAQLLDAAYLSPTGNNLPSREFILVTDKKMLEHLSQSTPFVPWLKEAAAAIAVTARPDVSKYWLQDASIACGFIWLAAVGLGLGAAFGAIYHAEDAEESARRETYVRNALSIPADRRVVAILGLGYPDQQPAPKEPLPREEIIHLERFRPPAPER
- a CDS encoding asparaginyl/glutamyl-tRNA amidotransferase subunit C, with translation MSKITREQVQHVANLARLQLSPEEEDRFTRNLNDILLFFHKLNELDTQDVPPTSHVLEITNVMREDNVRPSWPREEVLKNAPDHENGMFRVPAVIEE
- the gatA gene encoding aspartyl/glutamyl-tRNA amidotransferase subunit A (allows the formation of correctly charged Asn-tRNA(Asn) or Gln-tRNA(Gln) through the transamidation of misacylated Asp-tRNA(Asn) or Glu-tRNA(Gln) in organisms which lack either or both of asparaginyl-tRNA or glutaminyl-tRNA synthetases; reaction takes place in the presence of glutamine and ATP through an activated phospho-Asp-tRNA(Asn) or phospho-Glu-tRNA), with amino-acid sequence MSLLEKRLTEIHSDLHNKEYTVSDLVRESRQRIDAVDGKVKAFLSRNEAAEEQAKELDGLLSEKEAVGILFGLPAGIKDNIVTKGMKTTCASKILENYEPIYDATVIERLKAGQAVVMGKCNMDEFAMGSSTENSAFQLTCNPWNLEYVPGGSSGGSAAAVAAGEVYFALGSDTGGSIRQPAAFCGVVGLKPTYGLVSRFGLVAFASSLDQIGPLTKNVEDAAYVLQAIAGHDPMDSTSANVDIPDYISALTGDVKGLKIGVPKEYLGEGIDKEVKEKILAALKVLEGMGAVVEEVTLPHSEYAVATYYIIASSEASSNLARYDGVRYGVRAEYEGNLVEMYKETRSRGFGQEVKRRIMLGTYSLSSGYYDAYYLKAQKVRTLIRRDFERVFENYDVIIGPTTPTTAFKIGEKIEDPLTMYLNDILTIPVNLAGLPAISVPAGFASNGLPVGMQVIGKAFDEPTVLRVAHAFEQQTDHHKKRPVL
- a CDS encoding aspartyl/glutamyl-tRNA amidotransferase subunit B, giving the protein MKYETVIGLEVHAELSTESKIFCGCSTQFGAPPNTNTCPICLGHPGVLPVLNRRAVEYAMKAALALNCEIAEHTKFDRKNYFYPDLPKAYQISQYDQPIGKNGWIEIEIDGQKKRIGIIRLHLEEDAGKSMHQEGGFDTLVDFNRVGVPLIEIVSAPDIRSPEEARLYLEKLRSILLYTEVSDVKMEEGSLRCDANISLRPVGQKEFGTKTELKNMNTFSGVQRALEYEVKRQAALLDAGEKVIQETRRWDEGRKETIAMRSKEEAHDYRYFPEPDLVRLHIPREWVEEIRNSIPELPDSRKTRYVREYGLPDYDAGVITASKKLADYFEAAVATGADAKSISNWIMVELLGYMNKNNLEIDQVKMTPENLAKMVQLIEKGTISGKIAKTVFAEMLESGKDPETIVKEKGLVQISDEGAIREIVEKVIAANPQSVNDYRNGKERALGFLVGQVMKETKGKANPQLVNKLLVEILNG